From Tripterygium wilfordii isolate XIE 37 chromosome 16, ASM1340144v1, whole genome shotgun sequence, one genomic window encodes:
- the LOC119981089 gene encoding dnaJ protein homolog, producing MFGRPPKKSDNTKYYGILGVSKNASQDDLKKAYRKAAIKNHPDKGGDPEKFKELAQAYEVLSDPEKRELYDQYGEDALKEGMGGGGGGHDPFDIFSSFFGGSPFGGGGSSRGRRQRRGEDVIHPLKVSLEDLYNGTSKKLSLSRNVICSKCKGTGSKSGASMKCSGCQGSGMKVSIRHLGPSMIQQMQHPCNECKGTGEMINDKDRCPQCKGEKVTQEKKVLEVVVEKGMQNGQKITFPGEADEAPDTLTGDIVFVLQEKGHQKFKRKGDDLFVERTLSLTEALCGFHFIISHLDGRQLIIKSQPGEVVKPDQFKAINDEGMPMYQRPFMKGKLYIHFTVEFPDTLTPEQSKALESVLPPRTSTQLTDMELEECEETTLHDVNIEEEMRRKEQQRAQEAYDEDEDMHGGAQRVQCAQQ from the exons ATGTTTGGGAGGCCGCCTAAGAAGAGCGACAACACCAAGTACTATGGGATCCTTGGGGTCTCGAAGAACGCATCCCAAGATGATCTGAAGAAAGCTTACCGTAAAGCAGCTATCAAGAACCATCCTGACAAGGGTGGTGATCCTGAGAAG TTTAAGGAGCTGGCACAAGCATATGAGGTTCTGAGTGATCCAGAGAAACGTGAGCTATATGATCAGTATGGTGAGGATGCTCTCAAGGAAGGaatgggtggtggtggtggtggccaTGATCCGTTTGacatattttcttcattctttggTGGCAGCCCATTTGGTG GTGGTGGAAGCAGTAGAGGGAGAAGGCAGAGGAGGGGTGAGGATGTTATCCATCCCCTAAAGGTGTCCTTGGAAGATCTCTATAATGGGACATCGAAGAAGTTATCCCTCTCTCGCAATGTCATCTGCTCTAAGTGCAAGGG CACAGGGTCTAAGTCAGGTGCATCCATGAAATGTTCTGGCTGTCAAGGTTCTGGGATGAAGGTCTCCATTAGACACCTTGGTCCTTCAATGATTCAACAGATGCAACATCCTTGCAACGAATGTAAGGGTACTGGTGAGATGATCAACGATAAGGATCGTTGCCCTCAGTGCAAAGGTGAGAAGGTCACGCAAGAGAAGAAAGTGTTGGAAGTCGTCGTGGAAAAGGGTATGCAAAATGGGCAGAAGATTACATTCCCTGGAGAAGCGGACGAGGCG CCGGACACTCTCACTGGGGACATTGTTTTTGTCCTACAAGAGAAGGGGCATCAAAAATTCAAGCGAAAGGGTGATGATCTATTTGTTGAACGCACATTGTCTCTCACAGAGGCGCTGTGTGGCTTCCATTTCATTATTAGTCATTTGGATGGAAGGCAGCTTATCATTAAATCCCAACCTGGTGAAGTTGTTAAGCCTG ACCAATTCAAGGCCATAAATGATGAGGGAATGCCAATGTACCAAAGACCTTTCATGAAGGGCAAATTGTACATTCATTTCACTGTTGAATTCCCTGACACACTCACCCCGGAGCAAAGCAAGGCTCTGGAGTCTGTTCTTCCTCCAAGGACCTCGACACAGTTGACTGACATGGAGCTAGAAGAATGTGAGGAAACTACGCTGCATGATGTGAACATCGAGGAGGAGATGCGGCGGAAAGAGCAGCAACGTGCACAAGAGGCTTATGATGAGGATGAAGACATGCATGGTGGTGCACAGAGAGTCCAATGTGCTCAGCAATAG
- the LOC119981090 gene encoding uncharacterized protein At5g39865-like, which yields MKGMKGKLLKKLKSVKPLQIGYLMPDRIIHANAADGFVEFLPKSFSLKPQPLFFSKEEAKPKEEKQSIIEVQEPEIIDVAELMRDLEDEEMESEEERSNQESISPPVEAKDSVGLGIDSVISRKVGSKACRQTPLSEIDISSFRRPELNSGTLFDPNLLAAFEEAMKEHVRMSEADRQSRTEQVKLEKNREEEAERIVNVEEMELNKENEPPKKACRVEEENPLSVFEENCPPGGSEAVIFYTTTLRGIRKTFEDCNRIRFLLESFRVLFYERDVSMHTEYKEELWGILGGKAVPPRLFIKGRHIGGAEEVLGLHEQGKLRLLFEGIPINRSDNPCAGCAGFRFVLCFNCNGSHKVIADDDGLSSKCEECNENGLKICPICCC from the coding sequence ATGAAGGGAATGAAAGGGAAGCTATTAAAGAAGCTGAAATCAGTCAAGCCCCTACAAATTGGGTACTTGATGCCAGATCGAATTATTCATGCCAATGCAGCAGATGGGTTCGTCGAGTTTCTTCCGAAGAGTTTTAGTCTCAAACCTCAACCCCTTTTTTTCTCAAAGGAAGAAGCGAAGCCGAAAGAGGAAAAACAGAGTATCATTGAAGTTCAAGAACCAGAGATCATCGATGTAGCAGAGCTCATGAGAGATCTTGAAGATGAGGAAATGGAGTCTGAGGAAGAAAGAAGCAATCAAGAGAGCATTTCGCCGCCGGTAGAGGCAAAAGATTCAGTTGGTTTGGGGATTGATAGTGTAATTTCGAGAAAAGTGGGGTCCAAAGCTTGTAGACAAACACCCTTGTCGGAGATTGACATCTCGTCTTTCCGAAGGCCGGAGTTGAACTCCGGGACCCTCTTTGATCCAAATTTACTGGCTGCGTTTGAGGAAGCCATGAAAGAGCACGTTAGGATGAGTGAAGCTGATCGACAATCAAGAACAGAGCAAGTGAAACTTgagaaaaacagagaagaagaagcagagagaATTGTAAATGTAGAAGAAATGGAACTAAATAAGGAGAACGAACCCCCCAAAAAGGCGTGTCGAGTCGAGGAAGAAAACCCATTATCGGTCTTTGAAGAGAATTGCCCACCTGGTGGTAGTGAAGCAGTGATTTTCTACACAACAACACTCAGAGGGATTCGAAAAACCTTCGAAGATTGTAACAGAATTCGATTTCTTTTGGAGAGTTTTCGGGTATTATTTTACGAGAGGGATGTATCGATGCATACAGAATATAAGGAGGAGTTGTGGGGGATTTTGGGTGGCAAAGCAGTTCCTCCAAGGCTGTTTATAAAGGGAAGGCACATTGGTGGAGCTGAAGAGGTTTTAGGATTGCATGAGCAGGGGAAGCTCAGGTTATTATTTGAAGGGATTCCGATTAATCGATCGGACAATCCCTGCGCAGGATGTGCCGGATTCCGGTTTGTTCTGTGCTTCAACTGTAATGGCAGTCACAAGGTTATTGCAGATGATGATGGGTTGTCAAGTAAATGCGAAGAGTGTAATGAGAATGGCTTGAAAATATGCCCTATTTGTTGCTGTTGA
- the LOC119981185 gene encoding exocyst complex component EXO70A1-like has protein sequence MGVPVAGMDSLRDRAAMMRESLQKSHTITDKVVSILGSFDHRLSALETAMRPTQIRTHAIRKAHENIDKTLKSAEVILAQFDLSRQAEAKILKGPHEDLESYLEAIDQLRSNIRFFSSNKGFKSSDGVLNHANNLLAKAISKLEDEFKQLLSSYSKPVEPEHLFECLPNSLRPSSGSPGHQGTTGGKHASPTNHAENQSSNLETAVYIPPTLIPPRILPLLHDLAKQMVQAGHQQQLLNIYRDTRSVVLEESLLKLGVEKLSKEDVQKMQWEVLEAKIGNWIHFMRIAVKLLFAGEWKVCDQMFEGFDSLRDQCFADVTASSVLVLLSFGEAIARSKRSPEKLFVLLDMYEIMRELHPEIITIFKGKACTEIRESALGLTKRLAQTAQETFGDFEEAVEKDATKTAVTDGTVHPLTSYVINYVKFLFDYQSALKQLFEEFDTGNETVSKLASVTMQIMQALQTNLDGKSKQYKDPSLTHLFLMNNIHYMVRSVRRSEAKDLLGDDWVQRHRRIVQQHANQYKRNAWAKILQCLSVQGLTSSGGGSSVGGDGGSSSSGASRALIKERFKTFNMQFEELHLRQSQWTVPDTELRESLRLAVAEVLLPAYRSFVKRFGPLVESGKNPSKYIRFTAEDLERMLGEFFEGKTLNESRR, from the exons ATGGGTGTACCCGTTGCAGGCATGGATTCTCTGAGAGATAGAGCAGCTATGATGAGAGAGTCACTGCAAAAGAGCCACACAATCACAGACAAAGTTGTCTCCATTCTTGGATCCTTTGACCACCGCCTCTCCGCGCTTGAGACCGCCATGCGCCCCACTCAG ATTAGAACACATGCTATACGGAAGGCTCATGAAAATATAGACAAGACTTTGAAGTCTGCGGAGGTTATATTGGCACAATTTGATCTTTCTCGCCAG GCTGAGGCTAAAATACTGAAAGGGCCGCATGAGGACTTGGAAAGTTATCTGGAAGCAATTGATCAACTAAGAAGCAATATTCGTTTTTTCAGCAGCAACAAAGGCTTTAAGAGTAGTGATGGGGTGCTCAACCATGCAAATAATCTACTTGCTAAAGCTATTTCAAAGCTGGAAGATGAGTTCAAGCAACTGTTGTCATCCTACAG TAAACCTGTGGAGCCTGAACATCTTTTTGAATGCCTCCCAAACTCATTGCGACCATCCTCGGGATCACCTGGACACCAGGGTACTACTGGTGGCAAGCATGCATCTCCTACCAACCATGCTGAGAACCAAAGCAGTAACCTAGAAACTGCAGTTTATATACCTCCCACCCTTATACCTCCACGGATACTTCCTTTGCTGCATGATTTGGCCAAGCAAATGGTTCAGGCAGGTCACCAGCAGCAGCTGCTTAATATTTACAG ggATACTCGCTCTGTAGTTTTGGAAGAAAGTCTACTCAAATTAGGAGTTGAGAAGTTGAGCAAGGAAGATGTGCAGAAGATGCAGTGGGAGGTTTTGGAGGCCAAAATTGGGAATTGGATTCATTTCATGCGCATTGCT GTCAAGCTTCTGTTTGCCGGAGAATGGAAGGTTTGTGATCAGATGTTTGAAGGGTTTGATTCTTTGAGGGATCAATGTTTTGCCGATGTCACTGCAAGTAGTGTTTTAGTGCTGCTGAGTTTTGGAGAGGCAATTGCCAGAAGTAAGAGATCTCCTGAAAagctttttgttcttcttgacaTGTATGAGATAATGCGGGAACTTCACCCTGAG ATTATAACAATCTTTAAAGGTAAAGCCTGCACTGAGATTAGAGAATCGGCACTGGGTTTGACAAAACGGCTAGCGCAGACAGCACAAGAAACCTTTGGTGATTTTGAAGAGGCAGTTGAAAAAGATGCAACCAAAACTGCCGTAACCGATGGAACTGTCCATCCTCTTACAAGCTACGTGATCAACTACGTTAAGTTTCTGTTTGA cTATCAATCAGCGTTGAAGCAGCTATTCGAGGAATTTGATACTGGAAATGAAACTGTTTCGAAGTTAGCTTCTGTAACAATGCAAATAATGCAGGCCCTTCAAACTAATTTGGATGGTAAATCTAAGCAGTATAAAGATCCTTCTTTGACTCACCTGTTTCTCATGAACAATATTCACTACATGGTCAGATCTGTCCGTAG GTCTGAAGCCAAGGATTTGCTTGGAGATGATTGGGTGCAAAGACATAGGAGAATTGTTCAGCAGCATGCAAACCAGTACAAAAGGAATGCCTGGGCAAAG ATTCTTCAGTGTCTCTCAGTTCAAGGATTAACCTCATCTGGGGGAGGTAGTTCAGTTGGTGGTGATGGAGGAAGCAGTAGTAGTGGAGCTTCAAGGGCATTGATAAAAGAAAG GTTTAAGACTTTCAATATGCAATTTGAGGAGCTTCATCTAAGACAATCACAATGGACTGTTCCTGACACTGAGTTACGGGAGTCTCTTAGGCTTGCAGTCGCCGAAGTTTTGTTGCCTGCCTATAGATCTTTTGTGAAACGTTTTGG GCCTCTAGTCGAAAGTGGGAAGAACCCCTCAAAGTACATTAGGTTCACAGCAGAGGATCTGGAACGGATGTTGGGAGAATTTTTTGAGGGGAAGACCTTGAATGAATCCAGGCGGTAA